Proteins encoded within one genomic window of Prochlorococcus marinus str. MIT 9515:
- a CDS encoding glycosyltransferase produces the protein MITSIKIIVPTLNTYLILPKLINSLKIQTWKDWKLLFIDGDSTKKHFNWIETSCLSDSRINVIKQEKNHKGIYGAMNQGFKTIKDNELVLFWGSDDWAISPSTFGDIISEVNSYKNKYDLLICRGKYIDFKTQGIIRKSYFLENKFLLSLDRKKFRKSLFLGMIPPHQATFFNANAFEKLSSFSENLQLASDLDYFLKFSCIDNISILVLNKELVNMSTNGISSQKNILRLKEVFYCYKNVFGICFFVPYILRYIRRILTRLFNEV, from the coding sequence ATGATAACCTCAATTAAAATAATTGTTCCAACTTTAAATACATATTTAATTCTACCTAAGTTGATAAATTCATTAAAAATTCAAACTTGGAAAGACTGGAAATTATTATTTATTGATGGAGATTCAACTAAAAAACATTTTAATTGGATTGAGACTTCATGTTTATCTGATTCTCGAATAAATGTTATTAAACAAGAGAAAAATCATAAAGGAATTTATGGTGCTATGAATCAGGGTTTTAAAACTATAAAAGATAATGAATTAGTACTTTTTTGGGGTTCTGATGATTGGGCTATATCTCCAAGTACGTTTGGAGATATTATTTCAGAAGTAAATTCATATAAAAATAAATATGATCTTCTTATTTGCAGAGGAAAATATATAGACTTTAAAACTCAAGGGATAATAAGAAAATCATATTTTTTAGAAAATAAATTTTTATTATCCCTTGATAGAAAAAAATTTAGGAAAAGTCTTTTTCTGGGAATGATTCCTCCCCATCAAGCTACATTTTTTAATGCAAATGCTTTTGAGAAGTTGTCAAGTTTTTCCGAGAATTTACAACTTGCTTCAGATTTGGACTATTTTCTTAAGTTTAGTTGCATTGATAATATTTCAATATTAGTTCTTAATAAAGAATTAGTTAATATGTCTACAAACGGTATAAGCTCACAAAAAAATATTTTAAGGCTGAAAGAAGTATTTTATTGCTATAAAAATGTATTTGGAATATGTTTTTTTGTACCCTATATATTAAGATATATTCGAAGAATCTTAACAAGATTATTTAATGAAGTATGA
- a CDS encoding MraY family glycosyltransferase, whose amino-acid sequence MVNIIYLGYFFLGVFTSYIILKNGIKFFEIFFLDNPNKRSLHIKPIPSAGGLSFIVPLIIYDLIFASFNNFEGIVSLSLLCIPLIFISLLDDLIKVSPKYRYLFQLLTSFLILGFSNISLFLLNPILDIFILIFLLIFITAVINFTNFMDGSDGLVAGCMFVLFLIINYKLNSNISLIVLLGSLATFIYWNWNPAKIFMGDIGSTFLGVYFVANILQFNDLKEIVGLLLIASPFFGDALITIFRRFFSRQNIFKAHRQHLYQRLYLGKLSKQEVALIYILQISIIGIVYIKLNFVYEIVSILSCLIIMYYLEKKYALSFEEAMNNKLT is encoded by the coding sequence ATGGTAAATATTATTTATTTAGGATATTTTTTTTTAGGTGTATTTACCTCTTATATTATTTTAAAAAATGGTATTAAATTTTTTGAAATATTTTTTCTAGATAATCCTAATAAAAGAAGCTTACATATAAAACCTATTCCCAGTGCCGGTGGTTTATCTTTTATAGTTCCTCTAATAATTTATGATTTAATATTCGCTTCATTTAATAATTTTGAAGGTATTGTTTCATTATCTTTATTATGTATACCCCTCATATTTATAAGTTTATTAGATGATTTAATAAAGGTCTCGCCAAAATATAGATATCTTTTTCAATTATTAACCTCTTTTCTTATTTTAGGATTCAGTAATATTAGTTTATTTTTATTAAACCCAATATTAGATATTTTTATTTTAATTTTTCTTCTTATTTTTATTACTGCAGTAATTAATTTTACGAACTTTATGGATGGCTCAGATGGATTAGTAGCTGGATGTATGTTTGTTTTGTTTCTAATAATAAATTATAAATTAAATTCAAACATATCCCTTATTGTCCTTTTAGGCTCATTAGCAACTTTTATTTATTGGAATTGGAATCCAGCAAAAATTTTTATGGGAGATATAGGAAGTACTTTTTTAGGAGTATATTTTGTTGCAAATATTCTTCAGTTTAATGATTTAAAAGAAATTGTAGGCTTATTATTAATTGCAAGCCCCTTTTTCGGAGACGCTTTAATTACTATATTCAGGCGCTTTTTTTCAAGGCAAAACATATTTAAAGCTCATAGACAACATCTCTACCAAAGACTATATTTAGGAAAATTATCAAAACAAGAAGTTGCTTTAATATACATATTGCAAATTTCGATAATAGGCATTGTTTACATAAAATTAAATTTTGTTTACGAAATAGTAAGTATCTTGTCTTGTCTAATTATAATGTATTATTTAGAGAAAAAATATGCCTTGTCCTTTGAGGAAGCGATGAATAATAAGTTAACTTGA
- a CDS encoding NAD-dependent epimerase/dehydratase family protein — MEEKILVTGCAGFIGFHVCKQLIKKGLFVIGLDNLNNYYDISLKRARLKEIENFSKNNIKGEFLFIKADLKDEKILKNISKVHLPKKVIHLAAQAGVRHSIENPRAYINSNLVGFGNVLEFCKDNQVDHLIYASSSSIYGGNKKIPFSEKDFVDYPVSLYAATKKSNELMAHSYSHLFKLPSTGIRLFTVYGPWGRPDMAPMIFTKSILSSKPIKIFNNGEMFRDFTYIDDVSEAILKLLHLPPKYLNDDKNLNSSELPELTPHRIINIGSSNPINLLEFIDILESEINIKAIRVFEKMQLGDVKKTYADTSYIEDLINYKPNTSLKNGIREFVKWYKNFYKLFS; from the coding sequence ATGGAAGAAAAAATATTAGTCACTGGTTGTGCAGGTTTTATAGGATTTCATGTATGTAAACAATTAATCAAAAAGGGGTTATTTGTTATTGGATTAGACAATCTTAATAATTACTACGATATTAGTTTAAAGAGAGCCCGTTTAAAAGAAATAGAAAATTTTTCAAAAAATAATATTAAGGGAGAATTCTTATTTATAAAAGCAGATTTGAAGGATGAAAAAATTTTAAAAAACATTTCTAAAGTACACTTACCAAAAAAAGTTATTCACCTTGCCGCCCAAGCAGGTGTAAGACACTCAATAGAAAATCCAAGAGCATATATTAATTCAAATTTGGTTGGGTTTGGTAATGTTCTTGAGTTCTGCAAGGATAACCAAGTTGATCACTTGATTTATGCAAGTAGCAGTTCTATTTATGGTGGTAATAAAAAAATTCCATTTTCTGAGAAGGATTTTGTTGACTATCCAGTAAGTCTCTATGCAGCAACAAAAAAATCTAATGAGCTAATGGCCCATTCCTATAGTCATCTTTTTAAACTACCCTCTACTGGAATAAGACTTTTTACAGTTTATGGTCCTTGGGGTAGACCAGATATGGCTCCAATGATCTTTACAAAATCAATTCTCTCCTCAAAGCCAATAAAAATTTTTAATAACGGCGAAATGTTTAGAGATTTTACCTACATTGATGATGTTAGTGAAGCAATACTGAAGCTCCTTCACCTACCACCAAAATATTTAAATGATGACAAAAATTTAAACTCTTCAGAATTACCTGAATTAACTCCACATAGGATTATAAATATTGGAAGTAGTAATCCAATAAACCTATTAGAATTTATAGATATTCTCGAGAGCGAGATTAATATAAAAGCAATAAGAGTATTTGAAAAAATGCAATTAGGAGACGTTAAAAAAACATATGCTGATACTTCTTATATAGAAGATTTAATTAACTACAAACCAAATACCTCATTAAAAAATGGAATAAGGGAATTTGTGAAATGGTATAAAAATTTTTATAAATTATTCTCTTAA
- a CDS encoding putative colanic acid biosynthesis acetyltransferase, translating to MRLQNLNLYEKKKNSISIIIVKLIWDFFGKPLFSSYIPGTYWRKLILRIFRAKIGKGGKIKTNIKISEPWNLSIGDHCWIGEDVWIDNLALVKIGNRVCISQGVYLCTGNHNYKKDLFNLILERIVIEDDCWIAAKSIIAPGAILKRGSVTCLGSLVSGILEKDGIYKGNPAKLFKLKDDNLN from the coding sequence ATGCGACTTCAAAATTTAAATTTATATGAAAAGAAAAAAAATAGTATTTCAATAATAATAGTTAAATTAATTTGGGATTTTTTTGGCAAACCTCTTTTTTCTAGCTACATTCCTGGAACATATTGGAGGAAGTTAATTTTAAGAATTTTTAGAGCTAAAATTGGAAAAGGAGGAAAAATAAAAACAAATATAAAAATTTCTGAACCATGGAATTTATCAATAGGAGATCATTGTTGGATTGGTGAAGATGTATGGATAGATAATTTAGCTTTAGTTAAAATTGGCAATAGAGTTTGTATTTCTCAAGGAGTATATTTATGCACTGGAAATCATAACTATAAAAAAGATTTATTTAATTTAATTTTGGAAAGAATTGTTATTGAGGATGATTGCTGGATAGCTGCAAAATCAATTATTGCCCCAGGAGCTATTTTAAAAAGAGGTTCTGTGACATGTTTAGGTTCTTTAGTCTCAGGTATACTAGAAAAAGATGGAATTTATAAAGGTAACCCTGCTAAGCTTTTTAAATTAAAAGATGATAACCTCAATTAA
- a CDS encoding polysaccharide biosynthesis protein, with translation MIFGNYYKHLTRYSSSVGFYKLAIKNTLLIISIQIIFYLLGFYSYTFKFWLLLCFLSSSFTIALRVLVRDLITIFNISPRNNVSKIAIYGTGQNEVLLSQQILLTGSHNIVAFIDENPELENRDINGIKVKSLKQISNLDFDQLLVSTLSINSNQWLNILKQIKIIKPRIRILKIPSINSIEDGKDKIDFLKPISLEDLLFRKIVPPKENLLGPGIKDKVALVTGAAGSIGKELSLQILSLNPSKLVVVDFSEPNLFELKNILIKNNFQNKKIYCELGSTSDYKFMQNIFTKHNPDILFHASAYKHVTLLEENQIEAIKNNIKSTLNVCKLAYKFNTNKLILISSDKAVRPTSIMGVTKRISELIVSSYAQKCKNSIDKEKLVFSMVRFGNVLGSSGSVVPIFQKQIEDGGPVTVTDPSVTRYFMTLSEAASLVIQSSVLAKGEGEVFLLDMGKPMQIKKLAEQMILLNGLKIKNEENLDGDIEIVYRGLGSGEKLYEELLIDGKSQKTDHPLIFKAIEKSLDFDDLKGKLDNLFIHLKNNDNKKMIEILCEIIPEWLRE, from the coding sequence TTGATTTTTGGAAATTATTACAAGCACCTTACTAGATATTCTTCGAGTGTCGGCTTTTATAAATTAGCAATTAAGAATACATTATTAATAATATCTATACAAATCATATTTTATTTATTAGGTTTTTATTCTTATACTTTTAAATTTTGGTTACTTTTATGTTTTTTAAGCTCTTCTTTTACAATCGCATTAAGAGTTTTAGTAAGGGATTTAATAACTATTTTCAATATATCCCCTAGAAATAATGTTAGTAAAATTGCTATTTATGGAACTGGACAAAATGAAGTTCTACTAAGTCAGCAAATTCTTTTAACAGGATCGCATAATATTGTTGCATTTATTGATGAGAATCCGGAGTTAGAAAACAGAGATATCAATGGGATTAAAGTAAAATCTTTAAAGCAAATATCAAATTTAGATTTTGATCAATTACTTGTTTCAACTTTATCTATTAATTCCAATCAATGGTTGAATATTCTAAAACAAATAAAAATAATAAAGCCTAGAATTAGAATATTGAAAATTCCTTCAATTAATAGTATTGAAGATGGAAAAGACAAAATAGATTTTTTAAAACCTATATCTTTAGAAGACCTATTATTTCGTAAAATCGTTCCTCCTAAGGAAAATTTGCTTGGTCCTGGAATTAAAGATAAGGTTGCATTAGTTACTGGTGCAGCTGGTTCTATTGGTAAAGAGCTAAGTTTACAAATACTTTCGTTAAACCCCTCAAAACTTGTTGTAGTTGATTTTAGTGAGCCTAATCTTTTTGAGCTTAAAAATATATTAATTAAAAATAATTTTCAAAATAAAAAAATCTATTGTGAATTAGGCAGTACTTCAGACTATAAATTTATGCAAAATATTTTTACAAAGCATAATCCTGATATATTGTTTCATGCTTCTGCTTACAAACATGTAACTTTATTAGAAGAAAATCAAATAGAAGCTATTAAAAATAACATAAAATCTACTCTAAATGTTTGTAAACTTGCTTATAAATTTAATACTAATAAACTTATTTTAATTTCTTCCGATAAGGCAGTAAGGCCTACAAGTATTATGGGAGTTACAAAAAGGATATCTGAACTTATCGTAAGTAGCTATGCGCAAAAATGTAAAAACTCAATAGATAAAGAAAAATTAGTATTTTCTATGGTACGTTTTGGGAATGTTTTAGGTTCATCTGGGTCAGTAGTTCCTATTTTTCAAAAACAGATAGAAGATGGAGGGCCAGTAACTGTTACAGATCCTAGTGTTACAAGATACTTTATGACTCTTTCTGAAGCAGCTTCTTTGGTTATTCAATCTTCTGTCTTAGCAAAAGGGGAAGGAGAAGTTTTTCTATTAGATATGGGAAAACCTATGCAAATAAAAAAGCTTGCAGAACAAATGATACTTTTAAATGGTCTTAAAATTAAAAATGAAGAAAATCTTGATGGTGATATTGAAATTGTCTATAGAGGTTTAGGTTCTGGTGAAAAACTTTACGAAGAATTATTGATAGATGGGAAATCGCAAAAGACAGATCATCCATTAATTTTTAAAGCAATTGAGAAATCTTTAGATTTCGATGACTTAAAAGGTAAACTTGATAATTTATTTATACATTTAAAAAATAATGATAATAAAAAAATGATTGAAATTCTTTGTGAAATTATCCCCGAATGGTTAAGAGAATAA